In Methylotenera versatilis 79, the DNA window CAATCTTGCTTTTATCCAAATACACATCAAACGCCCATTCTTCTGCCATTACAGGCAATGCGATCAACGCTGTGCTTAAAAATAGACACGCCGATTTAGCTAATGCGTTATTAAATGGATGCTTTAAAAGATGCTTGAACATAAAACCCTCGTTAATAAAAGCTAGTTCACTCGTTTTTCGGTAAACCCGGTATAAAACTATTGGTATTTTTAATATATTTAACATAAGCAGGGCGGCGTTCTGAAATGTCTTTTTCCAGCAAGCTGACACCGCTGACTTTTAATAAAAGTAATGTCATTAAAATTGGTGAGATGATTGCCCACCAAGCGCCACCGGCTAACGCGATCAAATAAAATGCCCACCAAACGCAGCATTCGCCAAAATAATTGGGATGGCGGCTGTAGCGCCATAAGCCTGCGTTGAGCACTTGACCTTTGTTTTTAGGGTTATCTTTAAACTGAGTTAACTGCCAATCGGCAACAGTTTCCCAGAAGAATCCAAATAAAAATAATGACAATCCCAGATAATCAAGCGTGTTAATCAGGGCATTTGAATCGATTGCGCCGTACAGTGAAATCGAAATAATCCAAGCCAGCACAGCTTGCAAACCAAATATAATGTAGGCACTTTTTAACCAAAAAAGTGGCTCATTATTTTTGCGAATCTCAACGTAACGATGGTCTTCATGTGGACCCCAATTGCGCCAAGTGAGGTATGCACATAATCGCACTGCCCAAAGCGTGACCAGAGTTAACACTAGATAAACACGTGCGCTGCCTTCATACACAAACAGTGCGCTGGTAAAAGCTGCCAGTATAAAAAACAAGCTCCACATGCTATCTACGTGGGTGACGTTATCGCGCATCAAGCTGATTACCCAGCCTAAAAGGGCGAATAAGCCGATTGCCACCAAGCTGTAACCATAAATTGACCAATTGAACATGTTAAGTATTCGCCTTAAGCTTTAGAACTAATATTTAAAACCATCAAATTTTGCCGATAATCGCAGCATTAACGGCGTTAATATTGCCCAACCGATGCTGAGAGCGATATAACTGGCTGGCATCATATTGAGCGTGACTGCGCCTAATCTGGCCGCGCCCATATAAGCCAAAGGCCCGCCAATTGCACCGAATAATACGGCAATCAGCCAGCGGTCATGCATCCAGCGCAAACTTACATTTAATATCGTCACAAATTCTGCCCAAAGTGCCAATATCCAAACGGGAACTAGTGCGTTCATCCAGCTATGTGATTCATAACTAATCAGTTGATGATTCAACATCATTTGATCAAATGTTCCGCCAATAACCAGCACAATCAATAACAAAGCCAGTTCGCGTTTTGGCTGTTTGGCCTGTATTAAATGCCAAACCACAATCGCCAGCACCACTGCAACGCCTAACCAGGGCATTTGTTTGGCTGCGCCAATCACGCAGGCAAACCAGCCGATTTGAAACAAAATAAAGTTAATAACCATGTTGCGTTGCATGCTATTTATTAAGACTATCTTTTCTCAAATAAATAGTGTGTAACCCACCATTCTTGACCATTGTTATAACCGAATAATTCTGCACAAGCCATGTAAAACATGCGCCAGCGATTACGCCACATTTCCACATCTTTATCACCATAAGTGGCGGCTAAAATCGGTGTAATGGCTTTTGCGTTTTTATCCATATTTTCCAGCCAAGCATTGGCGGTTTTTTCATAATGTGTGCCATCCCAGCGCCAGCGTTGGATTAACTTCAAATCATCTTGAAAATGTAGTGGTAAATCGTCACTTGGCATAATGCCGCCGCTAAAGAAAAACTGACTCATCCAGTCATCATCGGCTTTTACATCAAAAGCATAAGGCGTGTTGCGGTGCACAAAGATATGCTTGAAGAACTTGCCTTTAGGTTTCAGCCAACTAGCGACTTTTGCGTAAAGCACTTGGTAATTGCGCATATGTTCAAACATTTCCACTGATACCACGCGGTCATATTGCGCAGGTGCTTCAAATACATTCATATCTGCGGTGATAATGTTTAGATTAGTTAATCCACGCGATTTAGCCGTATTCATAATATATTCGCGCTGCGAATTAGAATTAGAAACGCCTGTGATGGTCGATTTTGGATATTGCGCTGCCATCCAAAGCGACAGCGAGCCCCAACCGCAACCTAGCTCTAAAACTGCTTGGCCATTTTGTAAATCGGCGTGGTCACAAGTTTGGATTAACGCCAATCTTTCCGCCTCATCTAATGCTTCTGTATCTGGCATCCAAAAACAGCTACTGTATTTACGATGATTGCCCAAACAATAATGAAAGAATGCCGCAGGCACTTCGTAATGTTGCGCGTTTGCCAGTTCTGGCACTGGAGCAATTTCCGAAGCATTCATAGCCGCCACGAATTGACCCAATTGCGCCATACCGATTTCACAGTTGCTGGCAGAAATCTCAACCAATCTCTGTTTAACTAACTGCCTAATACCTTGGCGCACAATAGAATCGGGCAAGCTACCCGATTCTGCTAATTTAATGGCTAAACCCATTGAATATTCTTTCTAGAAATGTGTTAACTACAAGCTTTTAATCAAAAACATATTAAGTTTTTGCCAACTTACCTTGATACAACACTGCGCCAGTTGGCTGACCAGTTGGCGAACCGCCTACAGGCTCCAGACTCACCGCTAAACTACCGGGCGCCATTAATGGGACCAATTGCGCAGGGATTTTCATATTAGCAACGCCTTGTTGCGGCAATAAACCCAATGAAATAGGTTTGGATTTATCGGCTGGCAATAACCATAATTCAAACGCGTTATCTGGCTTGGTTTCTAAACTGGCTAATGAGATCGCTTTCATTTCCACTTCGTTGGCAGCATTTTTCGTTTCACTTAATAACCAGCCGTGCTGCGCTTTTTCTGATGATAGTAACGCAATTGCCTCAGGCGTTATTTCATCGGCAGGCTTTGGTGACTGCAACACCAAAATGGTTGCCAATGATGCGGCCAAAGCGGTCGATATAAAGGCAAAGCTTTTCCACCAGCTATTCGATTGTGCTGCTCGGTGTGCAAATAAGCGCGTTTCGATGGTTTTCCAAACCCGTTTTGGCGGGTTTACAGCAGGAACTGTGTCAGCCAATAAATGAATATGCGATTCCCACCACGCAAATGATTGAGCCCAATCCGCGCGTTGTTTTAAGAGTTGCTCAAAACGCGTGCGCGCTGCGCCTTTTAATGTGCCTAATATGTATTCGACTGAAAGCATATCGGCTAATTTATCATTGTCGTACCTCATGCTTTTTCTCCTTGCAAACAACTTTTAAGCGCAGTTAACCCGCGTCTAATCCATGTTTTTATTGTGCCTAAGGGTTGCACTAGATGTTTGGCTAATTGTTCGTGTGCCATGCCATGAAAATAGCTCAGTACGATGGCTTGCCGTTGCAAAGGCGCTAATGTGTTCATGCAATTCAACAGTGCTTTAGATTCACTTTTTTCTGTGACTTTTTCTAAAGGACCTAAATCCTCTGAAGCCCAATCATCCAAACTGGCTTCATCCAATAATTGCGCTTCTTGCGGCATTGCGCGCAGCAAATCAAAACATTTATTGCGCACAATCGTGGTCATCCAAGTCATCACTGCGGCTTTTTCAGGGCGATAGTTTTGTGCGTGATGCCAAATATTAATAAACGCATCTTGTAACGCTTCTTCGGCTAAATCACGTCGATTCAATATGCGCAAAGATAACCCGAACAATTTGGCAGAAGTGGCCTCGTACAAGGTTTGAAACGCCACTTTGTCCCCTTGTCCACTTAACGCGATTAAATGAAACAATTCTTCAGACGTTTTTGTTTGGCTCATAATATTTAATCTGCAAGTTAAAACTTGATACTACCTTCTAAATTCAATTTTAGGGTAATCACACGCCATGCCGTCTTAACGGTCAGTCGAGTATTAAAATGTCTGTCTTTATGCATATACGTTAAAGATGTTTTTTAGATTCAAATTAGTTTGTAATATTTGGATTGCTGCAAATGAATTTTCTTGATGTATACTAATCGGTATACTTTTATGCGGAATGTATTGAATCATGAACATAATTAATCTGAGAGTAATTTGCGTACTTCTTTTCTGCATGTTACAGGCTTGTGCCGTCAATCAAAATAAAACACCGCAGCAGGTTAACAGTCAAGACTGGCCAAGTTTTGGGCATGATTTTACTAGTCAGCGTTTTTCACCTAACACACAGGTTAACCAAAAAAACGTGAAAGATTTGGTGCAAGCTTGGCAATTTAAAAGCGGCGTTGTCGGCAGCTTTCAAACCACGCCAATTGTGCAAAATGGCATCATGTATCTATCGCTTCCTTATAATCACGTCGTCGCACTTAACGCTAAAACAGGTGAAGAATTATGGCGTTACAAGCATGATAGACGTCCAGATTGGCAAATGTGCTGCGGCCCAGCCAACAGAGGTGTGGCAGTTGCCAACGGAAAAGTATTTATCGGCACGGTAGATGCGCGTTTGATTGCATTAAATGCCAAAACCGGTGCAAAAGAGTGGGATATTGACGTTGTTGAAGGTGCGATTGTCCGTGAAGGGCAAGATTCATTAAATAAAGAGGATCCAAACAGCGCACGCAAAGTGACAGGCGGCACGGGCATTGGCATTGCGATGGCGCCAGTTGTGTATAAAGGTAAAGTGATTGTGGGCATCACTGGCGTTGGTTATGGTTTGCATATTGATAATCCAACTGCGGATGCGCCATTAGGCGCGGTAATCGGCGTAACTGGGCGCTTTGGACGTCCTGGCTTTTTAGCCGCTTACGATGTGATTGACGGCAAGCGTGTGTGGCAATTTGACACGATTCCAGAAAAAGGTTGGGAAGGCAGTTTTGCGCAAACAACGGATGATGGCGTGACATTTAACCGTGATATTGCGCAAGAAAAAGCCGATTTAGCTAAATATCCCGATTCAGCACGTTTTGGCGGCGGTTCGGCTTGGAGCACGCCAGCAATCGATACTGCAACAGATACTTTATATTTTGGCACGGGTAATCCCAGCCCGCAAATGAATGATATTTCTCGCCCAGGTGATAATCTTTATACCGTTTCATTAGTGGCTTTAGATACGAATACAGGCAAATTAAAATGGCATTATCAACAAGTGCCACATGATTTGTGGGGTTATGATTTAGCCAGTCCGCCTGCATTATTTAATTATCAATTAAATGGAAGCAGCATTGCCGCAGTAGGGCAGGCCAGCAAAACCGGTTGGTTTTATGTGCACGACAGAGCGACTGGAAAATTGTTGAAAAAATCAGAAGCGTTTGTGCCGCAGCATAATTTATTTAAAAAAGCGACTGCTGAAGGTGTTGTTGTTTATCCTGGCATTCTTGGCGGCTCAAATTGGTCGCCAGTGAGTGTAGATGAAGCCAATCAACGTGTGTTTGTGGCAGGTATACATGCGCCGATCAACTATACCTTGCATGAAACGCCTGCTAAAGATGGCAAACCAGCGATTCGCTATGCAGCAAGTGAACCGACAAAAGATCCACGCTGGGGATTGTTATCAGCAATCGATTTAAGTAGTGGCAAAATCGCATGGCAGAATAAAACGGCGCAACCATTGGTTGGAGGTGTATTGGCGACTGCTGGTGGCGTATTGTTTACAGGCGAAGGCAATGGCAACTTTAATGCTTACAACAGCCAAACGGGCGAATTGCTCTGGCAAACACATTCCGATTTTGGCGTAAACGCGCCACCTATTACTTATACTATTGATGGCATACAATATATTGCAGTCGCCAGTGGCGGCAATTCAATATTCGGTTATAAACAGGGCGATGCAGTGTTAGTTTATAAACTTGGTTTGTAAGTTAACTTAAAGTTAACCATAAAAACAGCGCATTTTTTTCTTAGTTTATGGGTTATTTGCTCTCTTACTCGCAGCCAATCCAACTAAATGCGATATCACTACCGCGATATACATTAAACCGGTAAACATTTGTATAGAACTAATGGCGCGTGCCGCATTAGAAACTGGCACGATATCGCCAATACCTGTGCCAGATTGAATCGAAAAGCTCATAAATAATAGTTCTACCCAAGTGCGTTGCATTTCTGGATGGATAGCAGCGGTGATGCTGCCAGGCACAATTTGCTGACAAGCAGAATAAGCCAGCGCAAATCCCCATACTAATAATGTAAATGTCGCGCCAGCAGCGTATAACTCGTCTATCGTCACCACATCGTCTGCAAACATATAACGTGTTAAACCAATTGCCGCGTAAAAATACAGCAAACTTTCAAAAATGTGTGCCCAGATTAATAGTGGTGCTTGATGGCTGAATGTAGCCGTGAGCGAAAATCCAATCGCGAGCACGACTAATACCAATCCAACCCAGCTGACAATTGGGCTGCGGTAAACCACCCAAACTGCCAGAATCGGCACAATCAAACCGATACTATTAAATACCACGTGGCTGGCTTCTGAATTGTTCATAAATCCATACATTAAGACGCTGACCAGTTGAGCGGCCAATAACATGGCAAAAGGATAGCGTTTTAAAAAAGTGACAATAGAAAAAGAAAGTAGAGATTTCATCGGATTATTTTCTAAATTTTAGACAATATTATTGATAAATATTACAGTAAAAATCTGGTTAATACTGCTTCAAGCAGGGCTGCTGAATAATTAACTAATAAAGTTCTTTACATCTTAAATAAGAACCATTATCATTTACATATCAATACAAATGGTGAATTGAATGCAACTTCAAATGGTAAATGCTAAAAAAACTAGCGTTCTATATGACCCGGAATTACCAACGGCCAAAGATATCATGGCGGCAATTTGTTGTGTGGCAACACACTACGCAATGAAGCCGTCATTAGGCTTGGCGATTTTAGCCGCTGATTTGGCGTTAAAGTTCACTGCGCCAGAATATGCAGAATCCATATTGATTAAAGATATCTCTAAGCGATTATTGAATCAATGGGAAAACATCGTAGCGGAATACGATGATGCAGACGCTCAAGTATTACCAGCACACGCAACATTGCAATAACATAAAAACTTAAAATTTCAAGGAAACAACATGTCAAGATTAACGGGCCCAAGATTAAAGATTATGCGCGCATTGGGCGTGGATTTACCAGGCTTATCACGCAAGACAATCGAGGCGCGTCCAACGCCGCCAGGCCAACACGGTAATAAAGCATC includes these proteins:
- a CDS encoding ion channel produces the protein MKSLLSFSIVTFLKRYPFAMLLAAQLVSVLMYGFMNNSEASHVVFNSIGLIVPILAVWVVYRSPIVSWVGLVLVVLAIGFSLTATFSHQAPLLIWAHIFESLLYFYAAIGLTRYMFADDVVTIDELYAAGATFTLLVWGFALAYSACQQIVPGSITAAIHPEMQRTWVELLFMSFSIQSGTGIGDIVPVSNAARAISSIQMFTGLMYIAVVISHLVGLAASKRANNP
- a CDS encoding SAM-dependent methyltransferase; translated protein: MGLAIKLAESGSLPDSIVRQGIRQLVKQRLVEISASNCEIGMAQLGQFVAAMNASEIAPVPELANAQHYEVPAAFFHYCLGNHRKYSSCFWMPDTEALDEAERLALIQTCDHADLQNGQAVLELGCGWGSLSLWMAAQYPKSTITGVSNSNSQREYIMNTAKSRGLTNLNIITADMNVFEAPAQYDRVVSVEMFEHMRNYQVLYAKVASWLKPKGKFFKHIFVHRNTPYAFDVKADDDWMSQFFFSGGIMPSDDLPLHFQDDLKLIQRWRWDGTHYEKTANAWLENMDKNAKAITPILAATYGDKDVEMWRNRWRMFYMACAELFGYNNGQEWWVTHYLFEKR
- a CDS encoding sigma-70 family RNA polymerase sigma factor — translated: MSQTKTSEELFHLIALSGQGDKVAFQTLYEATSAKLFGLSLRILNRRDLAEEALQDAFINIWHHAQNYRPEKAAVMTWMTTIVRNKCFDLLRAMPQEAQLLDEASLDDWASEDLGPLEKVTEKSESKALLNCMNTLAPLQRQAIVLSYFHGMAHEQLAKHLVQPLGTIKTWIRRGLTALKSCLQGEKA
- a CDS encoding DUF1295 domain-containing protein; the protein is MFNWSIYGYSLVAIGLFALLGWVISLMRDNVTHVDSMWSLFFILAAFTSALFVYEGSARVYLVLTLVTLWAVRLCAYLTWRNWGPHEDHRYVEIRKNNEPLFWLKSAYIIFGLQAVLAWIISISLYGAIDSNALINTLDYLGLSLFLFGFFWETVADWQLTQFKDNPKNKGQVLNAGLWRYSRHPNYFGECCVWWAFYLIALAGGAWWAIISPILMTLLLLKVSGVSLLEKDISERRPAYVKYIKNTNSFIPGLPKNE
- a CDS encoding anti-sigma factor, with amino-acid sequence MRYDNDKLADMLSVEYILGTLKGAARTRFEQLLKQRADWAQSFAWWESHIHLLADTVPAVNPPKRVWKTIETRLFAHRAAQSNSWWKSFAFISTALAASLATILVLQSPKPADEITPEAIALLSSEKAQHGWLLSETKNAANEVEMKAISLASLETKPDNAFELWLLPADKSKPISLGLLPQQGVANMKIPAQLVPLMAPGSLAVSLEPVGGSPTGQPTGAVLYQGKLAKT
- a CDS encoding DUF2878 domain-containing protein — translated: MQRNMVINFILFQIGWFACVIGAAKQMPWLGVAVVLAIVVWHLIQAKQPKRELALLLIVLVIGGTFDQMMLNHQLISYESHSWMNALVPVWILALWAEFVTILNVSLRWMHDRWLIAVLFGAIGGPLAYMGAARLGAVTLNMMPASYIALSIGWAILTPLMLRLSAKFDGFKY
- a CDS encoding pyrroloquinoline quinone-dependent dehydrogenase; this encodes MLQACAVNQNKTPQQVNSQDWPSFGHDFTSQRFSPNTQVNQKNVKDLVQAWQFKSGVVGSFQTTPIVQNGIMYLSLPYNHVVALNAKTGEELWRYKHDRRPDWQMCCGPANRGVAVANGKVFIGTVDARLIALNAKTGAKEWDIDVVEGAIVREGQDSLNKEDPNSARKVTGGTGIGIAMAPVVYKGKVIVGITGVGYGLHIDNPTADAPLGAVIGVTGRFGRPGFLAAYDVIDGKRVWQFDTIPEKGWEGSFAQTTDDGVTFNRDIAQEKADLAKYPDSARFGGGSAWSTPAIDTATDTLYFGTGNPSPQMNDISRPGDNLYTVSLVALDTNTGKLKWHYQQVPHDLWGYDLASPPALFNYQLNGSSIAAVGQASKTGWFYVHDRATGKLLKKSEAFVPQHNLFKKATAEGVVVYPGILGGSNWSPVSVDEANQRVFVAGIHAPINYTLHETPAKDGKPAIRYAASEPTKDPRWGLLSAIDLSSGKIAWQNKTAQPLVGGVLATAGGVLFTGEGNGNFNAYNSQTGELLWQTHSDFGVNAPPITYTIDGIQYIAVASGGNSIFGYKQGDAVLVYKLGL